The genomic interval CGATGACGAGCCGGACATTCTCGACACCATCGAAGACATTCTTTCGATGTGTACGATCACCAAGGCATCGGGCTTCGAAGAGGCCAAGGCGGTCCTGGAAACCACGGCTCTCGATCTGGCCCTTCTCGATATCATGGGCGTCGACGGTTATGAGCTGCTTGCAATCGCAAAAGCCCACGGCATTCCATCTGTCATGCTCACGGCAAGGGCGCTCACTGTCGACGATGTCAAGAAATCCTACGTGGAAGGTGCATCCTTCTATATCCCCAAGGAAGAGCTGGCCCACATCGACGCCTTTCTGAACGAAATTTTCGAGGACATCGCGGCGG from Desulfatirhabdium butyrativorans DSM 18734 carries:
- a CDS encoding response regulator; protein product: METYPHLNGKRILVVDDEPDILDTIEDILSMCTITKASGFEEAKAVLETTALDLALLDIMGVDGYELLAIAKAHGIPSVMLTARALTVDDVKKSYVEGASFYIPKEELAHIDAFLNEIFEDIAAGNNPWRRWMKKMGGFCERTFGKKWQQKDPDFWDNIPFY